The Persephonella sp. IF05-L8 genome contains a region encoding:
- the ndk gene encoding nucleoside-diphosphate kinase: MAVERTLMLIKPDAVRKGVEGKIIAHVQEKGFKLVALKKLKLTKEQAAQFYIVHKERPFYEELCEFMSSGPIVAMVWEGENAIERIREIMGATNPEEAAEGTLRKLYGTNIGENAVHGSDSKKSADYEIPFFFSRLEIVE; this comes from the coding sequence ATGGCAGTAGAAAGAACATTAATGTTAATCAAACCTGATGCAGTAAGAAAAGGAGTTGAAGGAAAAATTATTGCTCATGTTCAGGAAAAAGGATTTAAGCTTGTTGCCCTTAAAAAACTAAAATTAACAAAAGAACAGGCTGCACAATTTTATATAGTTCATAAAGAAAGACCTTTTTATGAAGAATTATGCGAATTTATGTCTTCAGGTCCTATTGTTGCTATGGTATGGGAAGGAGAAAATGCAATAGAAAGAATAAGAGAAATTATGGGAGCAACTAATCCTGAAGAAGCTGCAGAAGGAACTTTAAGAAAGTTATATGGAACAAACATCGGTGAAAATGCTGTTCATGGTTCAGACTCTAAGAAATCAGCAGACTATGAAATACCCTTTTTCTTCAGCAGGTTAGAAATAGTTGAGTAA
- a CDS encoding roadblock/LC7 domain-containing protein yields the protein MARFDEILQSVVRNSGAEGAVLVSPDGLAIASILPEGVDEDRVAAMGAAILSLGERVTSELNKGNLEQLYVKGTKGYMIFTGIGDLAVLGILAPADAKLGLLLMEIKRAAKQIEENLI from the coding sequence ATGGCAAGGTTTGATGAAATTCTTCAAAGTGTAGTAAGAAATTCAGGTGCAGAAGGAGCAGTACTTGTCAGTCCCGATGGCTTAGCAATAGCTTCCATATTGCCTGAGGGAGTAGATGAAGATAGAGTTGCTGCTATGGGTGCAGCGATACTTTCACTTGGGGAAAGGGTTACAAGCGAACTAAACAAAGGAAACTTAGAGCAATTATATGTGAAAGGGACTAAAGGATATATGATATTTACAGGAATTGGGGATTTAGCAGTTTTAGGTATATTAGCCCCTGCAGATGCAAAGTTAGGATTATTACTTATGGAGATTAAAAGAGCAGCTAAACAAATAGAGGAGAATTTGATTTAA
- a CDS encoding DUF3108 domain-containing protein, with protein MRYLLIFLLTLGVVFAKELQKDCYQISYLFFNVARSCISYETTDKNIKTAVSAYTVGFLKLLKDIKYEGKAISDIRFNSEKFYFFKKEKSFIEIHDYFFDKNWIYFKKVIIKGANEKVIKKKIENKNFTDPLTATLYYYKQILNNKPIEKRIFFNGKDYYVPYEKRKKLQINNKEVIYVEINPTKINIGGILQPTGIWKLWIDARKPRLYKAEIKIKVGTVKIVLENN; from the coding sequence ATGAGATATTTACTGATTTTTCTACTTACTCTTGGAGTAGTTTTCGCAAAAGAGCTTCAAAAGGACTGTTACCAAATATCTTATCTATTTTTTAATGTAGCCAGAAGTTGTATATCTTATGAGACTACAGACAAGAATATCAAGACAGCAGTTAGTGCTTATACAGTTGGATTTCTGAAACTACTAAAGGATATTAAATATGAAGGAAAAGCAATCTCTGATATAAGATTTAATTCCGAAAAGTTCTATTTTTTCAAAAAAGAAAAGTCCTTTATAGAAATACATGATTATTTTTTTGACAAAAACTGGATTTATTTCAAGAAAGTGATAATTAAAGGAGCTAATGAAAAGGTGATTAAAAAGAAGATAGAAAACAAAAATTTTACAGACCCCCTGACAGCAACACTTTATTATTACAAGCAGATATTAAATAACAAACCAATTGAGAAAAGAATTTTCTTTAATGGAAAAGATTATTATGTTCCTTATGAAAAGAGAAAAAAATTACAGATTAATAACAAAGAAGTTATCTACGTTGAAATAAATCCTACCAAAATAAACATCGGTGGAATTTTACAACCAACAGGTATCTGGAAGTTATGGATAGATGCCCGTAAACCACGATTATATAAAGCAGAAATAAAAATCAAAGTTGGAACTGTTAAAATAGTACTGGAAAATAATTAA
- a CDS encoding amidohydrolase translates to MALKKADLIITDIDFILTMDEDLTEFRNADIVIKNGKIIDIGQDKKNEYFGKTIIGKGKIAIPGLINTHTHAAMTLLRGYGSDNPLKVWLEEYIWPAEGQFVSYEFVKDGTEIAVYEMLRTGTTTFVDMYFYENAVADVIKEVGIRGVLSTGILDFPTPGAKTPDEGIAKTIDFIKEYKNHPYVIPAIGPHAPYTCSPETLKKAYKVAEDYDVVYHIHIAETEFEVNTIKEKYGKTPVHHLNDIGVLSERTLAAHMVYPTEDEIDILADKGVKIAHCPESNLKLASGVAPVPAMIEKGVNVAIGTDGTASNDDLDVIGEISTAAKLHKGVNKNPTVVNAKEALLMATRWGAKAILMENQLGSIEVGKLADIVLIDINDPHINPVYDPYTQIVYSSNGLDVDTVIVNGEVKVLNKEVLPFDKEYLLHKAKYWKEKIEAIKK, encoded by the coding sequence ATGGCTTTAAAAAAGGCTGATTTAATAATTACTGATATAGACTTTATTCTCACTATGGATGAGGATTTAACTGAATTTAGAAATGCAGATATTGTCATAAAAAATGGAAAAATCATAGATATTGGACAGGATAAAAAGAATGAATATTTTGGTAAGACAATCATAGGAAAGGGGAAAATAGCAATTCCCGGGCTTATTAACACACACACCCATGCAGCAATGACATTACTTAGAGGGTATGGTAGTGATAATCCTCTCAAGGTATGGCTGGAAGAATATATCTGGCCAGCAGAAGGGCAGTTTGTCAGTTATGAGTTTGTAAAAGATGGGACAGAGATTGCTGTCTATGAAATGCTCAGAACTGGAACAACAACATTTGTGGATATGTATTTTTATGAAAATGCTGTGGCAGATGTTATAAAAGAAGTGGGGATTAGAGGTGTTTTATCAACTGGTATCCTTGATTTTCCAACTCCTGGGGCAAAAACCCCAGATGAAGGAATAGCAAAGACTATTGATTTTATTAAAGAATACAAAAATCATCCTTATGTTATTCCTGCTATTGGTCCCCATGCTCCTTATACCTGTTCACCTGAAACTCTGAAAAAGGCCTATAAAGTGGCTGAAGATTATGATGTTGTATACCACATACATATTGCAGAAACAGAATTTGAGGTTAATACAATAAAAGAAAAGTATGGGAAAACGCCGGTTCACCACTTAAATGATATTGGGGTGTTATCCGAAAGAACTCTGGCAGCTCACATGGTTTATCCAACAGAGGATGAAATAGATATTCTTGCAGATAAAGGGGTAAAGATTGCCCATTGTCCGGAAAGTAATCTAAAACTTGCCTCAGGTGTGGCTCCTGTTCCTGCAATGATTGAAAAAGGTGTTAATGTAGCTATAGGCACAGATGGAACTGCATCAAATGACGACCTTGATGTTATAGGTGAAATTTCTACAGCTGCTAAACTTCACAAAGGAGTTAATAAAAATCCTACCGTTGTAAATGCAAAAGAGGCTCTCCTTATGGCAACCAGATGGGGTGCAAAGGCAATATTGATGGAAAACCAACTTGGTTCTATTGAGGTTGGAAAGCTGGCTGATATTGTTTTGATTGACATTAATGACCCTCATATAAATCCTGTTTATGACCCTTATACCCAGATTGTATATTCCTCGAATGGACTGGATGTTGATACGGTTATTGTAAATGGAGAAGTTAAAGTTTTAAATAAAGAAGTTCTGCCTTTTGATAAAGAATATCTGCTTCACAAAGCAAAATATTGGAAAGAAAAAATTGAAGCCATCAAGAAATAA
- a CDS encoding HAMP domain-containing protein, giving the protein MVNKKSILDEISWIVFGGSIIGSLFVGVLVYFLLNSAKVEDALIKAIYSIIIIQIAFLIPVYLIRAMIEKYIISKVQEVTNALKEVSMGNLDYEINIEGDNELAELAKSFERMRISMKTIIEKLEEDDF; this is encoded by the coding sequence ATGGTAAATAAAAAGTCTATTTTAGATGAAATATCCTGGATAGTATTTGGTGGTTCTATTATTGGTTCCCTTTTTGTAGGAGTTCTGGTCTATTTCCTTCTAAACTCAGCAAAAGTAGAAGATGCTCTAATTAAAGCTATTTATTCTATAATTATAATACAGATTGCCTTTCTTATTCCTGTATATCTTATCAGAGCAATGATAGAAAAGTATATAATATCTAAAGTTCAAGAAGTTACCAATGCATTGAAAGAAGTTAGTATGGGAAATCTGGATTATGAAATAAATATAGAAGGAGATAATGAATTAGCAGAATTAGCTAAATCGTTTGAAAGAATGAGAATAAGTATGAAAACTATAATAGAAAAACTTGAAGAGGATGATTTCTGA
- a CDS encoding ATP/GTP-binding protein — MTGEKKNTKQKQIKIVIAGPYAAGKTQFINTVSEIETVQTEARTTKKGEKEVKDHTTVAMDFGRITIDDEHVLYLFGTPGQSRFDFMWDILGKGMVGLVVLVDSTDPQTFHEARRIINYFESRYPAPFIVGCNKQDLKGAWDPKDIRIALDLDEDVKVVPLVAKDKESVKNALLILLEEIAKYL, encoded by the coding sequence ATGACAGGAGAAAAAAAGAATACGAAACAAAAACAAATCAAAATTGTTATAGCAGGTCCCTACGCAGCAGGAAAAACACAATTTATTAACACAGTAAGTGAAATAGAAACTGTTCAGACAGAAGCAAGAACCACAAAAAAAGGTGAAAAAGAAGTCAAAGACCATACTACTGTTGCAATGGACTTCGGTAGAATTACAATAGACGATGAACATGTTCTTTATCTGTTTGGAACACCAGGACAGTCAAGGTTTGATTTTATGTGGGATATTCTTGGAAAAGGAATGGTAGGACTGGTAGTACTGGTTGATTCTACAGACCCCCAGACTTTCCATGAAGCTCGTAGGATAATAAATTACTTTGAATCAAGATATCCAGCACCTTTTATTGTAGGATGTAATAAGCAAGACTTAAAGGGAGCATGGGACCCTAAAGATATAAGGATTGCTCTGGATTTAGATGAGGATGTTAAAGTAGTCCCATTGGTAGCCAAAGACAAAGAAAGTGTAAAAAATGCACTCTTAATTTTGCTTGAAGAAATAGCAAAATATCTCTAA
- a CDS encoding DUF4149 domain-containing protein, with amino-acid sequence MSKYIDVLILLLIGILIGANIWTTFVVAPVIFSHFDKKTAGDIMNLIFPYYFASGWVVGVVIYTFIGIKSIKDKGIIRRYLGFIIALSILILSHMALHKTVLPMARTLNHQYYQLLQEEKKADAEKIHSKFKTLHTISSLVNLFNLAIEVYLFQYYFLRSRKERNS; translated from the coding sequence TTGAGTAAGTATATAGATGTATTAATTTTACTACTTATAGGTATCTTAATAGGGGCGAATATCTGGACTACCTTTGTGGTAGCCCCTGTAATCTTTTCCCATTTTGATAAGAAAACAGCTGGCGATATAATGAATTTAATATTTCCTTATTATTTTGCATCTGGCTGGGTAGTAGGAGTAGTTATTTATACATTTATAGGCATAAAATCCATAAAAGATAAAGGAATAATAAGAAGATATTTAGGTTTTATAATCGCTCTTTCCATACTGATTTTATCCCATATGGCTCTTCATAAAACAGTACTTCCTATGGCAAGAACCCTAAACCACCAGTACTATCAACTTCTCCAGGAAGAAAAAAAAGCAGATGCAGAAAAAATTCACTCAAAATTCAAGACCCTACATACCATCTCAAGCCTGGTAAATTTATTTAATCTTGCCATTGAAGTTTATTTGTTTCAATATTATTTCTTAAGAAGTCGAAAAGAAAGAAACAGTTAA
- a CDS encoding sodium-dependent transporter, translated as MIQREHWGSRIGLILAVAGNAIGLGNFLRFPVQAADNGGGAFMIPYMISLLLLGIPLLWIEWALGRYGGAKGHGIAVAVFDYMWKNPVAKYLGFLGVLIPLIVVVYYTYIESWTLLYSLSSLLGKLPSTPIDGDVENYLKPFENFLVQEIGLNSGSSIFLIPPIETYLIFVITLLMNLYILYRGVSAGIEKVAKFAMPAIFIMAIILMVRVFTLTSPDGRNFLDGLGFLWNPDFSALLNPKVWLAAAGQVFFTLSVGFGAILTYASYIKPKDDIALNGLAGASVNEFAEVILGGSIAITASVIFFGIAGTELIASQGAFNLGFMSLPAIFANIPFGQFFSFIWFLLLFFAGITSSIALSQPAIAFLEDELGFSRQKAVFSLGAFLFITAHIPIFIKGALDELDFWVGTFGLVIFALLEAVLFFWIYDSKKAWQELTRDNDIKIPGIFYYIMKYVAPGLLLVILGFWAVEKLPEKLTQSSTGIWIARGFILAVLILGIVLIKIAWSKRNERAST; from the coding sequence ATTTTTTAAGATTTCCTGTTCAGGCTGCTGATAATGGTGGTGGAGCTTTTATGATTCCATATATGATTTCTTTGCTCTTGCTGGGTATTCCACTGCTCTGGATTGAGTGGGCTCTTGGAAGATATGGTGGAGCAAAAGGTCATGGAATAGCAGTAGCAGTTTTTGATTATATGTGGAAAAATCCAGTAGCTAAATATCTGGGATTTTTGGGGGTTTTAATTCCTCTAATAGTTGTTGTCTATTACACCTATATTGAATCCTGGACATTGCTGTATAGTCTTTCCAGTCTACTTGGAAAATTGCCTTCAACTCCTATAGATGGTGATGTTGAAAACTACCTAAAGCCTTTTGAAAATTTCCTTGTTCAGGAAATAGGACTAAATTCAGGAAGTTCTATCTTTTTAATACCACCTATTGAAACATATCTGATATTTGTTATCACCCTTTTAATGAACCTTTATATCCTGTATAGAGGAGTTAGTGCAGGTATTGAAAAGGTTGCTAAATTTGCAATGCCTGCAATATTTATTATGGCAATTATTCTAATGGTTAGGGTTTTCACCCTTACTTCCCCAGATGGGAGAAACTTTTTAGATGGTCTTGGATTTTTGTGGAACCCTGATTTTTCTGCATTATTAAATCCAAAGGTATGGCTTGCAGCTGCGGGACAGGTGTTTTTTACCCTTAGTGTTGGATTTGGTGCAATCCTGACTTATGCATCATACATAAAACCTAAAGATGATATTGCCCTTAACGGACTGGCAGGGGCTTCTGTTAACGAATTTGCTGAGGTTATTCTGGGGGGCTCTATCGCAATTACCGCATCTGTGATTTTCTTTGGTATAGCAGGCACAGAGCTCATTGCAAGTCAAGGAGCTTTTAATCTGGGATTTATGAGTTTGCCTGCAATTTTTGCCAATATACCTTTTGGTCAGTTTTTTAGCTTTATCTGGTTTTTACTGCTATTTTTTGCAGGAATTACCTCTTCTATTGCCCTTAGTCAGCCTGCAATAGCATTTCTGGAAGATGAGCTGGGATTTTCCAGACAGAAGGCAGTGTTCTCACTGGGAGCATTTTTGTTTATAACAGCCCATATACCTATCTTCATAAAAGGAGCTCTGGATGAACTTGATTTCTGGGTAGGAACCTTTGGTCTTGTGATTTTTGCCCTCCTTGAAGCTGTTTTATTCTTCTGGATTTATGACTCTAAAAAAGCATGGCAGGAACTAACCAGAGATAATGATATAAAGATACCGGGCATATTTTATTATATTATGAAGTATGTAGCTCCTGGTTTATTGCTGGTGATACTTGGTTTCTGGGCTGTTGAAAAGCTACCTGAAAAGCTTACCCAATCCAGCACAGGAATATGGATAGCAAGAGGTTTTATACTTGCTGTTCTCATATTAGGAATTGTTTTAATAAAAATAGCCTGGAGTAAGAGAAATGAAAGAGCATCTACTTAA
- a CDS encoding DUF4388 domain-containing protein — protein MAITGNLETFNFIDIFQILKRDKKDGILVVESPAKKFAVYFKEGDMVYIREVKKVFYIYLDLDFNQVLQKEGITKEEMYQYLVSRLPILLGVKKGNFSFTPGFIKYPPDIKPVIPLEKIIMYLSRQLSQDEVDRKISDMKLKFEKTENWEEIAKKSHLSETEKKILSFIDGERTVEDILNETSINKLTLQRILYGFLATGLIRRKKPKTRKIGFELTKKLLSKIIARIKGL, from the coding sequence ATGGCGATAACTGGCAACTTAGAGACTTTTAACTTTATTGATATTTTCCAGATACTAAAACGTGATAAGAAGGATGGAATTCTGGTAGTAGAGTCTCCGGCTAAGAAGTTTGCTGTTTATTTTAAAGAAGGAGATATGGTATATATACGGGAGGTAAAGAAGGTATTCTATATATATCTTGACCTGGATTTTAATCAGGTATTACAGAAAGAAGGAATTACAAAAGAAGAGATGTATCAATATCTGGTATCACGTCTTCCTATACTTCTTGGAGTAAAAAAAGGAAATTTCTCATTTACCCCCGGCTTTATAAAATATCCACCTGACATAAAGCCAGTTATCCCCCTGGAAAAAATAATAATGTATTTAAGCAGGCAATTATCCCAGGATGAAGTTGACCGTAAAATTTCGGATATGAAACTCAAGTTTGAAAAAACAGAAAACTGGGAAGAGATAGCGAAAAAATCCCATCTCAGTGAAACAGAAAAGAAAATCCTTTCCTTTATAGATGGAGAAAGGACAGTTGAAGATATTTTAAATGAAACCAGTATAAACAAATTAACCCTGCAACGAATACTTTATGGCTTCCTTGCCACAGGACTGATAAGAAGAAAGAAACCTAAAACGAGAAAAATTGGATTTGAACTTACCAAAAAGCTTTTATCAAAAATAATAGCAAGGATTAAGGGATTATAA